The Longimicrobium sp. genome includes a window with the following:
- a CDS encoding glycosyltransferase, which yields MKVALVTDWMDTYGGGERVLYELHRMFPDAPIYTAVYDARKTLPALRAARVVTSFIQRIPLVRRSHMAFLPLMPMAFEEFDFSAFDVVISVSTACAKGIVTRPGTLHVCYCNTPCRYIWDLYPEYTRGKLFRPFFAPIAHWLRIWDRVSSDRVDHFISNSREVASRVRRHYRRDSEVVYPPVDTGAIRPNGLPPEDFYLVVSRLVGYKRVDLAVQAATRLGRRLVVVGRGPEMKRLRALAGPTVELRGWAEDDEVASLYARCRGFLFPGLEDFGIAPVEAQAAGRPVVAYARGGALETVVDGVTGVFFEEQTVDSLVDGILRLEAMETDPALCRRNAERFRPEEFHRRIHAAVERERSRALAAPADRPLLLESVGAG from the coding sequence ATGAAGGTGGCGCTGGTCACCGACTGGATGGACACCTACGGCGGTGGCGAGCGCGTGCTGTACGAGCTGCACCGCATGTTCCCCGACGCGCCCATCTACACGGCGGTGTACGACGCGCGCAAGACGCTGCCGGCGCTGCGCGCGGCCAGGGTGGTGACCTCCTTCATCCAGCGCATCCCGCTGGTGCGCCGCAGCCACATGGCGTTCCTGCCGCTGATGCCGATGGCGTTCGAGGAGTTCGACTTCTCCGCCTTCGACGTCGTGATCTCGGTGAGCACCGCCTGCGCAAAGGGGATCGTCACCCGGCCGGGCACCCTGCACGTCTGCTACTGCAACACCCCCTGCCGCTACATCTGGGACCTCTACCCCGAGTACACGCGCGGCAAGCTGTTCCGCCCCTTCTTCGCCCCCATCGCGCACTGGCTGCGCATCTGGGACCGCGTGTCGAGCGACCGGGTGGACCACTTCATCTCCAACTCGCGCGAGGTGGCGAGCCGCGTCCGCCGCCACTACCGCCGCGACTCGGAGGTGGTCTACCCGCCCGTGGACACCGGCGCCATCCGCCCCAACGGCCTTCCCCCCGAGGACTTCTACCTGGTGGTGTCGCGGCTGGTGGGGTACAAGCGCGTGGACCTGGCGGTGCAGGCGGCCACGCGGCTGGGCCGGCGGCTGGTGGTGGTGGGGCGCGGGCCGGAGATGAAGCGCCTGCGCGCCCTCGCCGGTCCCACGGTGGAGCTGCGCGGCTGGGCGGAGGACGACGAGGTGGCGTCGCTCTACGCGCGGTGCAGGGGATTCCTCTTCCCCGGGCTGGAGGACTTCGGGATCGCGCCGGTGGAGGCGCAGGCGGCGGGGCGCCCGGTGGTGGCCTACGCGCGCGGCGGCGCCCTGGAGACGGTGGTGGACGGGGTGACCGGCGTTTTCTTTGAGGAGCAGACGGTGGACTCGCTGGTGGACGGCATCCTGCGCCTGGAGGCGATGGAGACCGATCCCGCGCTCTGCCGCCGCAACGCGGAGCGCTTCCGGCCGGAGGAGTTCCACCGCCGCATCCACGCCGCCGTGGAGCGCGAGCGGAGCCGCGCCCTGGCCGCGCCCGCCGACCGCCCGCTGCTGCTGGAGTCCGTGGGTGCCGGCTGA
- a CDS encoding sugar transferase, with translation DMERFEARHFERLAVTPGITGPWQVSGRNLVTDFDEVLRMERSYIAEWSLWLDVRIMLRTMVVVLRGEGAY, from the coding sequence GGACATGGAGCGCTTCGAGGCGCGGCACTTCGAGCGGCTGGCGGTGACGCCGGGGATCACGGGGCCGTGGCAGGTGAGCGGGCGCAACCTGGTGACGGACTTCGACGAGGTGCTGCGCATGGAGCGCAGCTACATCGCGGAGTGGTCGCTCTGGCTGGACGTGCGCATCATGCTGCGCACCATGGTGGTGGTGCTGCGCGGGGAAGGGGCGTACTGA